DNA from Quercus lobata isolate SW786 chromosome 1, ValleyOak3.0 Primary Assembly, whole genome shotgun sequence:
aaaaaaagaaggtgaaaTGCGTTTTGCATCTAGACGTGGACGCAAAACGTAGTACCCAAACGGAGGCTTAGTAGTACAATTCGAGTATAGTGAATCAGATTTGGTTGTtatcaacaatttaaaaattgttgataacaacaacaaaatcttattcACTTATTTTACTATGGATTGTTAGGATTTTAATGTAAGTGGGGGTAGCTTTTTTGGTGAACATCTTATCTTAGTAGGCAAGTATAAAATTGGATGCAAAAAGAGCATATATCAGAACTTCTGATTCAGAAGTTTACCAAAACAAAGTGAAAGTAGTTGTATTAGTGAACCCTGGGCCATTACCGGTGACAAAGTTATTGGGCTTTTAACAAAGCAGCACAGCTATTCCTAAAATTGTGTAAGAGAAAACCCAGCctagcaaaaagaaaaacaggcCATCAAAGCCcatatagaaaaaaatttactaacTAGTAGTGGGAGCTAAGAGTAGAGGTATGGGCTAAGGAATAAGgatcaaacataaaaaaaaaaaaaaaaaatggcaagcACCGACTAGTCCCAGACCAGACCAGACCAGACCAGACCATGTAGtatttacataaataaaaaatgggttaAAACTAAAAAACGAATCCAGAATTCGGGACTCGGAACTAGGAACTAGGTAAAGGATACATACATAGGAAAGAGTGCGTTGACGACGAAGGACAATAaatttgagccaaaaaaaaaataaaacacaaacaacaacagcaacaacaataaAACTAGAATCCCAGTTCAGATCTATCTGTCTTTGTCTGTATTAGTATTtgggagaagaagaaaaaaaaggggaaatttCCTTTTGAATGAATCCTCTCAAAATCAAATCATGTAACGTTAAAAGATTTGATTTTGAGAGGTATAATGGCGTATAGAAGGaagcaacaacaacagcaacaggGAATAACATCATCATCGTCTTCGTTATCAAGACATTCTTCCATTTTTCTGGAGGACGAGGAGGAGGACATTGATGCTGTTGATGCTGAACCACGAAAACAACCACAACATCATCAAAGAATTCACAAGCCTCAGCTTCAGCCTCAGCCTCAGCCTCAGGCTCAATCTCAATCTCCGGCATCTCTAGCGGCAAAGGCTATAAGAGCATCTTCGGCCCACCGTGACTCTTCCCTCTCCTCTGCTTATGGTTATGGCcactcttctcctctctctccttCCTCTTCCTCTCCCTCTTCTCGTTCTCCCAACCCCACCAGATCTTCTCCTCCGGTCTCCCTCCAGGTGCGTTTTCTCTTATCTTTTGTTTACAGCTCTACTGATATAAATgtgtttgtttagtttatgttGTTGTTGGTGTGTCACATCACTCTGAACTCAAAGAGAGCTCTACAAAAGCATTATTgcccttttgtgtgtgtgtgtgggtgttttgctatttgggttttttttttttgtgtgccaATTGTGTTGTGTTATTTGTAAATGTAGGATTCCAAGCCTTATGAGTATACATCAATGAAAAGTATGAATGAATCCAAACATGGGTTTTGGGGTGTTTTGGCTAGAAAAGCTAAAGCCATTCTTGATGAGGATACTGAACCCCAACATTTTGAAACGCCTGAAAGGAAAAGGTCTCCCATGTCTGCAGCTACACCCACAATGGGCAAGGTGAGCTTTTCAGTATTGTATTTgtatgtcccaaaaaaaaaaaaaaatctagaaggAAAATGGTCCAAaatggtgaaaatattttaggattaTTCTTAACTGTAATTAGCTGCTCAACTTAGGAAAGCTTATATTCCATGTTAGTTCATCATACTTTGCCAATCACTATGTATTGAAAATTGCAGTTTCCCAGAACTTTGTGGTTGGATCCCTGTATGTCTGCGGACTTGTAATGTGTGATgctatttgtatttgtttgtcCTATTTGCAGTATGAAAATTCAAATCACTCAGATGAGAGACGTCAAAACACAGATGGTCCTGCACTACAGAAGGGGTTGGGTGCCATTGCATCTTCTCTTAATTATATTGGTGGCACCATTGGTAATGCCTTAGAGGTTAGTTTCATTCCTTAGGGCCATAGTAGTTGCAAATTTTCCTGCTATTTATGCCATTTTCTGAAGCATGAAGTATAATCTATGTTTGTTTGGTGATAAtgaatatctctctctctctctttctttctaggCAAGCATTCACCATTATGCAAATTTCTCCACTTGTTCCACTTATACATCTATCTTTATATCTGTAAACTGCTCAGTAATCCGATTTTGTACCAATTCTATCATTTGAATTACTGCTGTTTCAATTTTCAGGAGGGTCTTACTATCGTGGAAAGTCGGACTGCAGACATCATTCAAGAAACTCGCAAACATATGAAGAAAAAGCCTGGCGGTTCTGAGGCACAGAATCCGGTGCCAAACCGTAGTAATGCATGGCAACAACCACAGATGCAACCCCAGATGCAAACTGACCAAGGACTTCAACTGAAGGCATCTCGCGACGTAAGGTGGCAACCTTGTATCACTGGTTCATACAATAGAAATACTTGAGTTTGTTGGTTGCTATAaattttgtgcattttttttccctggcCCTAGAAGCAGCTCCAGAGATTGGCTTTTTGTACGGACATGTtaattttgatttgttcaattgATATGCAACAAGTCATATTTGTCTCACAGTGAGTAACCCACACTTACAGTgagcaatttttattttattttaaattctagaACCCAATTAACTGCTCTACTGAGTTTATTCATATCAGCTTGCTTTGCTCCCCTAGATCTCACACGTAAGCTGTATGTAACTTTAAAGTGGCAAAGGAGAGAAGGAAAATAGATTAGAGGAGGGTTTTGGAACTTTGAAATTATTTCCAGGATAACAAGGGCATGCTAATTGTCTTGATGTTATAACATAATATTTATACTGAGATTCTTAATTTGCTCTTTGGTTTTCATTACAGGTTGCTATGGCAATGGCTGCAAAAGCAAAGCTTCTTCTTCGGGAGTTGAAGACTGTCAAAGCAGATCTGGCTTTTGCAAAGGAGCGATGTGCTCAGCTggaggaagaaaataaaattcttcGGGAGAATCGTGAAAGGGGAAGCAACCCAGAAGATGATGATTTGGTATGcattttttctcctttattctaggattttctttccttttacctttccttttcctttaacattttttttaatttattgaggcaATCTTGAAGATGATGATCTGAAactattttcttctcttatgtttttattcttttgataaattataCACAACCACCCCccatttaaattatatttttaaagaacCACTTAATGCTTTAGATATTACAAGTTGCTGTTCTCTTACCAACAATTATCATCATCAGTCAAGTTCTCTATTAGtgctcaaaacccaaaattctcaacaaaataaGATCGCATGTCATCATTTAATGACTTCTTGGTATAAGATTAACCAAAAAACTTATGCATACCTTGAAATTCATATTATAATCAggcaataaattttaatttccaaaTCTCTAGGCAGTGTTTTCCAAAGAAAATGATAGATGAGGCGGATGCATGCAACTACcctctttccatttttttttataaaaccgtAATATCACTACCATTTTATGTACTTAAAGCTGTACTGTTCCCTTTATAGTTTAATGCAGTGCTTTATGTATTAACATGTTTCGAACCATAATTGTTGATGGAGTCATTGAAACCTGTTTGTTggggaaaataataatagaaagaagaaaggaagcaattgatttaaccttttttttttttttggggggggggggggggtaaatGTGGTACATCACTTTGAATCCCTGTAACTTgattgttaacttttttttttcctaagacAAAGGTTCCATTAAACTAAAAGTAACATATTTACATATGTAGCTTTCTTGATTGCCTCCACATGGGGCAAATTTGGTTAAATCTTTTTGCGGTACAtcgctttctttttttggggggttaaATGTGTTGCATCACTTTGAAACCCTGTAACTTGATtgttaacctttttttttcctaagacGAAGGTTCCGTTAAACTAAAAGGAAGCCAAATCCATACTCCCTGCACCCAAAACAGAGTGAGGCAAGGAAGAAATATTACAACAGAAACTTGGGTTGTGGCATGAGCAACTAAATTTAACTCCCATTTAACTCAATTGTTAACCTAGTTGCTCAAACAACTCATGTTTGCCTTTGCAATCCATTTTTAGTTGTTATTTCTATTAGTAGGCAACATTCTGTTGAAGCATTTTGTTATTGGTGCATCAAATAATTCTGAATTCTGATGCCTGTATCTCTATTCCAGATACGGCTTCAACTTGAAACACTTCTGGCAGAGAAGGCCAGATTGGCCCATGAAAACTCAGTCTATGCACGTGAGAATCGCTTCCTAAGGGAAGTTGTTGAATACCACCAGCTCACTATGCAGGATGTTGTATACTTGGATGAGGGCACTGAACAGGTCACTGAAGTCTACCCCATCTTGGGAACCTCAGGGTCGAATCTTAACTCTATTTCCTCAGCACCGACTCCACAACCGCCTCCTGGGGCTGTCTGCAAGTGAAGACCATGCTGAGCTGAGGGGGTCATCTTCCCAAATGCCACATAAACAAGCTTGTACAACTCCATTAGGATTGCAAAAGATATTATAAATGCTTATCTTTAATTGGGAATGTCTTGTATTCCATGTTTCAACAAAGGTTTGAAACGtaacaatatgattttcttgtttttatatattattatgattattattattagtcttGCCCATTGCCTGGCTGATCAGAAGtaaattttattccttttattattaGCTTTTAGGCTTGTCACCTATGAACTATAAGAGTCACTTCAGTGGTTCTTTCTGAAAGCTTATCCTGTGCTTTCTTTCAAATTGGGTTGTAGATTCTTGGGTCTGTTCCAATCAGCGAGAGTTTTTGCACAATTTCCAGAGTTAAAGATCAGATATAAAAAGAATCTGCATATTCAAGTATAGAgaataaattatgaatgtttTGCCTGGAGACAGAGAGAGACGTTTTACTTACACACATATCTAAAGTTAATAATATATGAACAAGAATGTCTCTGTGGTTAACATATATTAATTGGCCTGGGGATTATATCCGCCTCATAGATACAACTTATGAACGAATACTGCCACCTTTAGTACCTCTCCTCAACTAACAGCAGTGGTGGAAAGAATGGAATTATAAGTTACTGCAGCGCATCAAGAATATAATATATGGCAATGATCTTTCATTTCCAAAGCAATTCTTTActtcttttatcttctttagCAAGTAGATCTTAAAATAACTGGACAGACAAAGTAGTTGATCCATCACCGTAAGATTTGATATCTGCTGCTTTAACCAAGACCCTGCACAATGGGCATGTCCTTTCTCGCTCAAACCTGAAAACATGGTAAAATAAACTCCCTGTAAGAACCCAAGCAAAAACAAACATGTATAATCAATCTGTATGAAGTTTGGTACCCAACAGCACAAGCAAGCAACAAACATGCATACATAAATTCTTTTCAAGTAGACAGCATTTTTTTCCCATAGTACTTTACAGTGAAGCAGCCACCATTTGAAGGTGGAAAAAAATAGTAGCAAGTGATGTGATTGGAGCAGCTTCACTATTGGATATTCATTTTCGGTTAAATAGTAAACCAGATATCATCAAGCAGTTTGTTGAACACCACTGCTAAGACATGAGGGAGTATAGCAGATGGAATACAAGTAAACGACTGAAAGGCTCCAAGTCTACAATGCACGCACAAATAGAATAACAGCAATTAACAAGAGAATTCAAGGCTAAACTTATCAGCATTGAAGGCTACATGTAACTTTAAGATGTTGACAACAAACTAGTCAAAACATCACCACAAGATTGATGTGCAATAAGAACATGTCATTCAACCCAAAAATGATGTTGATAAgtcatccaaaatcaaattACTCTAATGATAGTTAAAGAAAATAGATTTTGCATAGCCAGAGACCATTATGATCGATATGCAGGTTTCGGAACCTTGAtcttaaaatagtaaaatatatgGATTTGGACAAATTTTGACTAAACTATAAAAGAAACCATTGCATAGAAACCAGGactcaaatcctccaaatatAAGACATTAAATATATAGCCTATTGAGAACTAGAGAAATGTAAAAGGTTTTAGACACTGAATTTCTCATTATTTAAGGTTCTATAAAACCACAAATCAGTTATTTCTGGTTCAAAAATTTGATCCAGTATTTAATCAAGTATATTGTGTACAACAAAGTGAAAAAACTCAAGCAGAtacagaaaaaaatatatatatataattccccccccccccccccccacccctctTCAAAAAGCAATCCACCCAAGtagaattaataaacaataacaTTCACATTATATGACTGTGCCTTTATCCTATATATATTCATGACTAGTGCTGTGGCTAAGATACTACATTCAATCAAGGGATAAATTATCAGATTAACATCTAAATGCATAGAACAGCAATATGGTAAGAAGTATGgattaaaaaaactatattcCTAATTTGTATAGAGAAACTGGAGTTAAAAATATGACCATTCTGATACACATTCTTCGCAGAATATGTGTTTACAGCGAAGCAAAATTGGAGCATGCATCTTTTCCTGGCAGATAGCACAGAGATCCCCTGCTGCATTG
Protein-coding regions in this window:
- the LOC115984056 gene encoding uncharacterized protein LOC115984056 codes for the protein MAYRRKQQQQQQGITSSSSSLSRHSSIFLEDEEEDIDAVDAEPRKQPQHHQRIHKPQLQPQPQPQAQSQSPASLAAKAIRASSAHRDSSLSSAYGYGHSSPLSPSSSSPSSRSPNPTRSSPPVSLQDSKPYEYTSMKSMNESKHGFWGVLARKAKAILDEDTEPQHFETPERKRSPMSAATPTMGKYENSNHSDERRQNTDGPALQKGLGAIASSLNYIGGTIGNALEEGLTIVESRTADIIQETRKHMKKKPGGSEAQNPVPNRSNAWQQPQMQPQMQTDQGLQLKASRDVAMAMAAKAKLLLRELKTVKADLAFAKERCAQLEEENKILRENRERGSNPEDDDLIRLQLETLLAEKARLAHENSVYARENRFLREVVEYHQLTMQDVVYLDEGTEQVTEVYPILGTSGSNLNSISSAPTPQPPPGAVCK